Proteins encoded in a region of the Quercus lobata isolate SW786 chromosome 8, ValleyOak3.0 Primary Assembly, whole genome shotgun sequence genome:
- the LOC115956417 gene encoding uncharacterized protein LOC115956417 produces MNLVVWNCRGALKPNFQDYVHDLVRQHDPAIFVVTETHVGGARARDITDKLPFDGAIHTETIGRAGGLWLLWNSDRVDVSFLANSEQEIHSTVKVRSSNFSWMLSAVYASPRRVERSILWNNLSNIADLHKMPWVITGDFNEPLTGADKFGGRAVSVNRALAFKDCLDKCNMVDLGFSGPRFTWTNGREIQDLIQERIDRFFVNPDWYRIYPEARVTHLTRSHSDHCPVLLETMPQRRIHLDRPFKFQRYWLSDLSFPKVVSQAWRQPTQLHEAIQTFATNATIWNRNQFGNIFSKKNRIRARLNGLQRIIAIRPSSYLLELERNLNQELEEILNQEHDLWALKSRLNWMVQGDRNTAFYHVSTLVRRNRNRITAIKNSVGEWIMNEAEVMDFIRRGFCDIYSSSHNTSKWSARPIQSGQACLNMRKEIVYGPG; encoded by the coding sequence ATGAATTTAGTTGTATGGAACTGTAGGGGCGCCTTGAAGCCCAATTTTCAAGACTATGTTCATGATCTTGTCCGACAACATGATCCAGCTATTTTTGTGGTGACTGAAACCCATGTTGGAGGTGCTAGAGCTCGGGATATCACAGACAAATTACCGTTTGATGGTGCTATTCACACCGAGACTATTGGTCGAGCGGGGGGATTGTGGTTATTGTGGAATTCTGACAGAGTTGATGTGTCCTTTCTGGCTAACTCAGAGCAAGAAATTCACTCCACAGTTAAGGTACGCTCCTCTAATTTTAGTTGGATGCTCTCTGCTGTGTATGCTAGTCCTAGACGTGTTGAGAGAAGTATTTTGTGGAACAATCTTTCTAATATAGCTGATCTTCATAAAATGCCTTGGGTCATTACGGGAGATTTTAATGAGCCTCTTACTGGTGCGGATAAGTTTGGTGGTAGAGCGGTTAGTGTTAATCGAGCCCTGGCTTTCAAGGATTGTTTAGATAAATGCAATATGGTGGATTTAGGATTCTCTGGTCCGAGATTTACTTGGACTAATGGCCGGGAAATTCAGGACCTTATACAGGAAAGGATTGACAGATTTTTTGTCAATCCGGACTGGTATAGAATTTACCCGGAAGCTAGAGTAACGCACCTCACTAGAAGTCACTCCGATCATTGCCCAGTGCTCCTAGAAACAATGCCTCAAAGAAGAATACACCTTGACCGTCCTTTCAAATTTCAGAGATATTGGCTTTCGGATTTATCCTTTCCAAAGGTTGTGTCTCAAGCCTGGAGGCAGCCTACTCAACTTCATGAAGCTATTCAGACATTTGCTACTAATGCTACTATATGGAACAGGAATCAATTTGGCAACATTTTTTCTAAGAAGAATAGGATTAGAGCTCGCCTAAATGGGCTTCAAAGGATTATTGCTATTAGGCCTTCGAGCTATTTGTTAGAGCTTGAAAGAAATCTGAATCAAGAGTTGGAAGAAATTCTTAATCAAGAACACGACTTGTGGGCTCTCAAATCTCGGCTGAATTGGATGGTGCAAGGGGATCGTAACACGGCCTTCTACCATGTATCTACTTTAGTGAGGAGAAATAGGAACCGGATCACTGCTATAAAAAATAGTGTGGGGGAATGGATAATGAATGAGGCGGAGGTGATGGATTTTATTCGTAGGGGGTTTTGTGATATTTATTCTTCTTCCCACAATACTTCTAAGTGGTCAGCAAGGCCTATCCAATCAGGGCAGGCTTGTTTGAATATGAGGAAAGAGATAGTTTATGGTCCAGGGTGA
- the LOC115955680 gene encoding pentatricopeptide repeat-containing protein At4g04790, mitochondrial-like, whose amino-acid sequence MPASKAKNLSSLFRTAVKTTTTTTAAAAATATATSSSSSFSTPAQDATLKHFVSSLDTSSSPTASISNFIKRRYVKVKSPKSSSSLSTNTSCSSSLPILNLDPLSDSEDSEKQLSREISSILSGGESVSSPDLQGADDGEDIVEKVLNIPWFSNLSHNHISLHRKEVSRERKQKWVYKSSQGNRFNRLISMCGQKLGTETTIQVFGKLGRETGVKEYNALIGLCVQRVRRSDDEDAALEQIHMAFRLFESMREQGFQIEEDTYGQFLLYLIEMGMEQEFHFFCGVIGKDNPRSLPRLGYYEMLLWIRVNNEEKIQELCKYIAVDNGGDNSTLRENYLLALCESDRKKELLQLLEIVDMMKLSPPNSANIFRSLGRLSLESSAENFLMAFKNCNYEAENISNFISSYVVSIPNLAVEDVISKFKNFHAKLEVTPSSSSYAELIAYCCDSLKVHAALDLVDEMCEVGLTLSIEVLHSILHATEQSCEFNLVRRIYSVICRQDMTPNNETFRSMISLCVRMKDFEGAYGMLEDLEKMNLTPTANMYNAIMAGYFREKNTYGALMVLRKMELADVKPDSQTFSYLISNCDCEEDIIKYYEELKHFGVQVTRQIFMALINAYANCGQFEKAKQVVSTKGIPVKNLNEIKSVLVSALASHGQMSDALDIYEEIKQSGSNLEPKAVISLMEHLQSDGELSRLFQLLEELKDVDYWVDGCCRLILYCVRYKHLSSAVDLLKQLKDNFCNDDMAMEVLFDEVFSQVGESEFTHLQIGLDLLQVIKDELCLSPSRKCLDFLLNACVNAKDLQSSLLIWKEYQAAGLPYNVLSFLRMYQVLLAAGEHKAAKILLNKIPKDDIHVRCVIKACQTSYIRPKSTKGKKKNKVKRKG is encoded by the exons ATGCCCGCCTCCAAGGCCAAAAACCTAAGCTCACTATTCCGCACTGCCgtcaaaaccaccaccaccactaccgccgccgccgccgccaccgccaccgccacttcttcttcttcttctttttctacaCCCGCCCAAGACGCTACTCTCAAACACTTCGTCTCCTCGCTCGACACCTCGTCGTCTCCCACCGCCTCCATTTCCAACTTCATCAAACGACGCTACGTCAAAGTCAAGTCCCCCAAATCCTCCTCCTCTCTCTCAACCAATACCTCCTGTTCCTCCTCTCTTCCCATCCTCAACCTTGACCCTCTCTCTGATTCtg AGGACTCGGAGAAGCAGTTGTCCAGGGAGATATCTTCTATATTGTCCG GTGGTGAATCGGTAAGTTCACCTGATTTGCAGGGAGCTGATGATGGAGAAGATATTGTGGAAAAAGTGCTGAATATACCATGGTTTTCTAACCTGTCTCACAATCATATATCACTACATCGGAAAGAAGTATCTCGTGAACGGAAACAAAAATGGGTTTACAAAAGTTCCCAGGGGAATCGTTTTAACCGTTTAATTTCAATGTGTGGGCAGAAACTGGGAACAGAGACTACCATACAGGTATTTGGTAAGTTGGGACGAGAAACTGGTGTCAAAGAATATAATGCATTAATAGGACTATGCGTACAGAGGGTCAGGAGAAGCGATGATGAAGATGCTGCATTAGAACAGATACACATGGCTTTTCGACTTTTTGAATCAATGAGAGAGCAAGGTTTCCAAATAGAAGAGGATACTTATGGCCAATTTCTTCTGTATTTAATTGAGATGGGTATGGAACaagaatttcattttttctgtGGAGTTATTGGAAAAGATAATCCACGTTCGCTTCCAAGATTAGGCTACTATGAGATGCTGCTGTGGATCAGAGTCAACAATGAAGAAAAGATTCAAGAGCTTTGTAAATACATTGCAGTTGATAATGGGGGAGACAATTCCACTTTACGAG AGAATTATTTGTTAGCTCTTTGTGAAAGTGACCGGAAGAAGGAGCTTTTGCAGCTGCTGGAAATTGTCGACATGATGAAACTTTCACCACCAAATTCTGCAAATATATTTAGATCATTAGGAAGGCTATCATTGGAGTCTTCCGCTGAGAACTTCCTTATGGCATTCAAAAACTGCA ATTATGAAGCAGAAAATATCTCAAACTTCATCTCTAGTTATGTTGTTAGCATTCCAAATTTAGCG GTTGAGGAtgtcatttcaaaatttaaaaacttccATGCAAAATTGGAAGTGACACCTTCGTCCTCATCCTATGCAGAGCTCATTGCATATTGTTGTGATTCACTGAAG GTGCATGCTGCTCTTGATTTAGTTGACGAAATGTGTGAAGTGGGGTTGACCTTATCAATTGAGGTGTTACACTCCATTTTACATGCTACTGAACAGAGCTGTGAGTTTAATTTG GTTCGTCGAATCTATTCAGTGATTTGTCGCCAGGATATGACACCAAACAATGAAACCTTCAGGAGTATGATAAGTTTATGCGTGAGAATGAAAGAT TTTGAGGGTGCATATGGCATGCTTGAGGACTTGGAGAAAATGAATTTGACACCTACAGCCAACATGTACAATGCTATAATGGCTGGATATTTTCGAGAG AAGAACACATATGGAGCATTGATGGTTCTCAGGAAAATGGAACTTGCAGATGTAAAACCTGATTCACAGACGTTCAGTTATCTGATAAGCAACTGTGACTGCGAAGAAGATATTATCAAG TATTACGAAGAACTGAAGCATTTTGGAGTTCAAGTCACGAGGCAGATTTTCATGGCACTTATAAATGCATATGCAAATTGTGGACAGTTTGAGAAGGCAAAACAG GTAGTCTCAACTAAAGGAATTCCAGTTAAAAACCTAAATGAAATCAAGAGTGTCCTTGTGTCAGCTCTTGCATCACATGGGCAAATGTCTGATGCCCTTGATATATATGAAGAAATCAAGCAATCTGGATCCAATTTGGAACCAAAGGCTGTTATAAGTCTTATG GAGCATCTTCAATCTGATGGAGAGTTGAGTAGATTGTTTCAGCTACTCGAGGAATTAAAAGATGTAGACTATTGGGTGGATGGTTGCTGCAGACTTATTTTATATTGTGTGCGATATAAGCATTTAAG TTCTGCTGTTGATTTGCTCAAGCAACTGAAGGATAATTTCTGTAATGATGATATGGCCATGGAAGTTCTTTTTGATGAG GTATTTTCCCAAGTTGGAGAGTCAGAGTTTACGCATTTGCAGATTGGACTGGACTTGCTTCAAGTCATCAAGGATGAGCTTTGCCTCTCTCCTTCCCGAAAATGTCTTGATTTTCTTCTCAATGCTTGTGtcaatgccaaagatttgcaGAGTTCTCTTCTGATTTGGAAAGAATATCAAGCTGCTGGACTTCCTTATAATGTCCTCAGTTTTCTAAG AATGTATCAAGTTCTTTTAGCTGCAGGGGAGCATAAGGCTGCAAAGATTCTGCTTAATAAAATCCCGAAAGATGATATTCATGTTCGTTGTGTGATCAAAGCTTGTCAAACAAGTTATATAAGGCCCAAGTCTACAAAGggtaagaagaaaaataaggtAAAGAGGAAGGGATGA